The window GACAAGGGTCTGCCCATTTATGCCGAATGCGGGGGGCTGATGTATTTGTGCCGGGCGCTGCACTCGGCCGGCACCCAGCAGCCCATGGTCGGCATCTTTCCCCTGGAGGCCGAGCTGAGCCGCAAACCGCAGGGGCACGGGTATACCCTGGCCCGGGTAAGCAGAGCAAATCCATTTTATCCCCTGGGCTATGAGTTTTATGGCCATGAGTTCCACTACTCCAAGTGCCTTCCTCCTCAGGGCAAGGCGTCCTGTGCAGTCCAGCAGCCGTGCCTGGACATGCTCCGGGGAACTGGGCTGGGTCAGGCTCAGGATGGGCTTTTATTCCGGAATACCTTCGCCTGCTATACCCATGTCCATGCCTTCAGTGTTCCGGCCTGGGCTGAAAACTTCGTTCAGGCTGCGGCCGCATTCAAGATGAGTATGGACCAGGGACTGGACCGGTGTCCGGACATTAGAATCGATTGACCTGCCCAGCAGTCCCCTCTTCTCCAGGGGGGTAAATCAAGCGCGCATTCCGCGCTTGACCAGCCCCAAAGGGATCTTCGACCTTGCCTGTGGTGGTGCGACCCCGCCCTCTCTTCTGCATGAGATTCCACATCCGTGTCCACGAGCCCCAAAATCCATCCTTGAAACCTCAGCCCAGATTGCCTAGTATTCCTCTTTCGCCCGGCCGCGATGGGGAGATCGGTTCCCGGTCTTCTTGCGTCCGCCATGGCGATGAACACTGTTTTGATATCAGGCGCACGGCTGTGTGCAGATAATGGAGCCGACGGGCACCCGGTCGGCGACCTACAGGCGAGATGCAGAGCTGGAGGAGAGCAATGACCCTGCGAATTGTTGTTTTTGTCAAGCAAGTCCCGGATACTCAGAATGTGACCGGTCAGGCCATGAAGGAGGACGGGACGGTGAACCGGGATGCCTTGCCTGCGATTTTCAATCCCGAAGATCAAAATGCCCTGGAGGAGGCCCTGCGGATCAAAGAGACTGTTGGGGAGGCAACAGTAACGGCAATCAGCATGGGGCCGCCCAAGGCCAGCGAGGTGCTCAAGGAGTGCCTGTACCGGGGCGTTGATCAGGCGGTTTTGGTCTCAGACCGCGGATTTGCCGGAGCGGATACATTGGCCACCTCCTATGCCCTGGCCTGTGCGGTGCAGCGTTTGGGCCGGGTGGACCTGGTCCTCTGCGGGAGGCAGGCTATCGACGGCGACACCGCCCAGGTCGGTCCCCAGGTTGCCCAGAAGCTGAACATGAATCAGATCACCTCGGTCTCTGCTGTGCAGGACGTGCACGGCGAATATATAACGGTCGTGCGCAGTGTGGAGACAGGAGACGAGACCGTACGCAGCCGTTTTCCGGTGTTGATGACCGTATCCAGTGCGGCCAACGATCCCAGGCCGCCGAGGGCAAAGCTGGTCATGGCCTATAAGAACATCCTTTGCCACGCAGACGATGCCTACGATGAGTCGTATATAGAACCGGAATGCGGTTTGGGGGCGGAGCACATCAAGCAGTGGAACATGGCCTCCATCCAGGCCGATCCCCAGCGCTGCGGGCTTTCCGGTTCGGCGACCAAGGTCAAAAAGATCGAGAGCGTGGTCTTGGCGGCTACCGAGACCAAACGAATAGACAATACGCCGCAGGCCATATCCGGGTTGGTGCATGAATTGGTGCAGGAGCATATTCTGGGATAGCTGATACAAAGCTTGATGAGAAGACAGGACCTTGTTTCGCCCCGGGCGCATACTGCCGGCAGGGGGGAAAAGAGAATGGAGGATACATGCAGGAACGCGGGAATGTCATGGTCTTTATTGAGCACCGGGACGGCATGCCGGCAGAGGTCAGCCTGGAGCTTCTGTCCAAGGCCCGGGAGCTGGCGGCCGCTCTGGGAGTGGGGGTGGAGGCCGCCGTTCTTGGAGCCGGTGACGGATACGATCCCGGCTCTTTGGGCCGCTACGGGTGTGAACGGGTGGTGCTGGTTCAGCATCCCGGCTTGGAGCGGTTTACCTCCGTCCCCTATGCCAAGACCCTGACCCAAGTTATTCAACGCTATGAACCCCAGGTTGTGCTCTTCGGAGCCACAACCACAGGCCGGGACGTGGCTCCCAGGGTGGCCTCAGAGCTGCAATGCGGTTTGACTGCGGACTGTACCGATCTGCAGATCGGCGAGCACAAGGCCAAGGGGACTGTGTATACAAACGTGCTGCTCCAGATCAGGCCTGCTTTTGGAGGCAATATTGTGGCCACCATTGTTTCTCCGGACAGCAGGCCGAGCATGGCTACGGTGCGCGAAGGCGTCATGCCCAGACGGGAGCTCGATTCCTGGCAGCCGGCCCAGGTTGTTAAGGAGGACATTGACCTCGGGGAGGGCGATGTCCTGACTGAAATCCTGGACGTGGTGCACAAGGAAAAGGCCGTGGACATGAAAAAGGCCAAGATAATCGTGTCCGCGGGAATGGGGGCCGCAGATCCCCAGTCCCTGGAGGCGGTCCATGAACTGGCCGCCGCTTTGGGCGGGGTGGTGGGTGCGTCCAGACCGGTGGTTGATGCCGGGATTGTGCCCAAGGAGCACCAGGTGGGGCAGACCGGGACCACTGTCCGTCCCAACCTGTATATTGCCTGCGGCATCTCAGGGCAGATTCAGCACCGGGCAGGGATGTCCGAGTCCAAGCGGATCGTGGCCATCAATACGGATCCCGCGGCCCCGATCTTTGATATTGCCCATTACGGCATAGTCGGCGATGTAAAGCAGGTGATCCAGCATATGATCAAGGCCTATAAGGACAAGGAATAGGCGTGCAGGCGTGAGGGGGCTCCGGAACTGCCTGGAGAATAATGCGAGCCTGGCCGCCTCTGGATCCAGAACAGGGGGCAGGCGGGTTCGGATCCAATCCCTCTCACTGGGTCCAACGGCCGTTCTGAGGAACTACGAACCCCGGGCCACCAGCCAGATCCCTCCGGAGATGGGCTGCCGGGAGCAGGGCGCGTGGCCGGGTGGTGCATACAAGGAGGATGTGTGAGCAACTTTTACCTGGACAATCCAGATATTCTGCACCATTTGCAGCACATGGACCTGGAGCAGGTAATCCGGCTTAAAGAGCAGGATTTTGCCCAGCACGGGGTGTACGCCCACGCTCCCCAGGACCTACCAGATGCTCTGGACAACTACCACCGAGTCCTGGAAATTGTGGGCCAGATCGCAGGTGATTTTGTCGC of the Desulfovermiculus halophilus DSM 18834 genome contains:
- a CDS encoding electron transfer flavoprotein subunit beta/FixA family protein, whose translation is MTLRIVVFVKQVPDTQNVTGQAMKEDGTVNRDALPAIFNPEDQNALEEALRIKETVGEATVTAISMGPPKASEVLKECLYRGVDQAVLVSDRGFAGADTLATSYALACAVQRLGRVDLVLCGRQAIDGDTAQVGPQVAQKLNMNQITSVSAVQDVHGEYITVVRSVETGDETVRSRFPVLMTVSSAANDPRPPRAKLVMAYKNILCHADDAYDESYIEPECGLGAEHIKQWNMASIQADPQRCGLSGSATKVKKIESVVLAATETKRIDNTPQAISGLVHELVQEHILG
- a CDS encoding electron transfer flavoprotein subunit alpha/FixB family protein — protein: MQERGNVMVFIEHRDGMPAEVSLELLSKARELAAALGVGVEAAVLGAGDGYDPGSLGRYGCERVVLVQHPGLERFTSVPYAKTLTQVIQRYEPQVVLFGATTTGRDVAPRVASELQCGLTADCTDLQIGEHKAKGTVYTNVLLQIRPAFGGNIVATIVSPDSRPSMATVREGVMPRRELDSWQPAQVVKEDIDLGEGDVLTEILDVVHKEKAVDMKKAKIIVSAGMGAADPQSLEAVHELAAALGGVVGASRPVVDAGIVPKEHQVGQTGTTVRPNLYIACGISGQIQHRAGMSESKRIVAINTDPAAPIFDIAHYGIVGDVKQVIQHMIKAYKDKE